ATTTAAAGTCACCTGACGAGCCGGCTTGCCTTCATTCAGGGCAGCGCTTAACTTTTCCAGCGCCCCTAATTCTATCTGCGCTTCTTTATTGGTACGAGCTTGCTTGCGAGTGCGATCAATGCGTCGATCAACCTGCGCGAGATCCGCCAAAGCAAGCTCTAGATTAATCACGTCAATATCTCGCGCTGGATCTACAGAGCCGGCAACGTGGATAATGTCATCATCATCAAAACATCGCACAACATGAATAATGGCACTTACTTCTCGGATGTGGGATAAAAACTGGTTGCCCAATCCTTCGCCCTGACTTGCGCCCTTCACCAAGCCGGCAATATCCACAAATTCCATCCGCGTTGGCACCGTTTGCTCGGATGACGAGAGTTTAGTCAGCATTTGCAACCGCTCATCTGGCACCGCCACAACGCCTACATTCGGTTCAATTGTGCAGAAAGGAAAATTAGCGGCTTGCGCCTTGGCATTGGCCACTACAGCATTAAATAAGGTAGATTTGCCTACGTTGGGAAGTCCGACAATACCGGCTCTTAGCATCTGTGTTTGAGGGTTAGAAAATCAGCAACTTAAACCCAGTTTATATGGGTTCGGGAATTGGTTGAGGAATGGGTGCCGGCACCGGCTGCGGAATAGGAGTTGGCACCGGCTGCGGAATGGGTGCCGGCATTGGATCGGGCACCGGCGTTGGCTCTGGAGTGGGGAAAGGTGGCTGCGGCATTGGGTTAGGAACGGGATTGATCATAGCGACTTCAAGAACTCATCTTTCTCAAAATAGGGGGAAATCGAGTGTTAGTACATCTTCCTAAATAGCGAATGTGAGCGGAGAGTCCTGAGTCCTGAGTCCTGAGTCCTGAGTGCCCATACCTTTAGGTTGGCAAAGCCTTGCCCATACCTTTAGGTTGGCGAAGCCTTGCCCAATGCCCAATGCCCAATGCCCATACCTTTAGGTTGGCAAAGCCTTGCCCATACCTTTAGGTTGGCGAAGCCTTGCCCATACCTTTAGGTTGGCGAAGCCTTGCCCAATGCCCAATGCCCAATGCCCAGCCCTAAATGGGAAAGTCTGAGCGTTCGTCTTTTATAACTCAACTGAGCACTCAGCACTCAGCACTGAAAACTCAGCACTGACTTCACATATAATTTGCCTCATGCCAAAAGACTCTCAAGCCACTACGCCGCTTTTAGACGCCCTGCAAAAGTGTGCCGGCAAGCCTGACGCTCCCTTCTACGCACCGGGACACAAACGGGGACAGGGAACACCCCAGCGACTAGCAGACTTTCTGGGGTTGCCGGTGTTTCAAGCGGATTTGCCGGAACTGCCAGAACTCGATAATTTATTTGCCCCAGAAGGCGCAATCGCAGAAGCACAGCAACTCGCGGCAGCGGCTTTTGGTGCTGCACAAACTTGGTTTCTTGTCAATGGTTCGACCGCCGGCATTATTGCATCTATCTTGGCGACTTGTGGGGCCGGCGACAAAATTATTCTGCCTCGAAACGCCCACCGCTCTGCCATTTCAGGACTGATCCTCTCTGGCGCGATCCCCATCTTTGTTAATCCTGAATATGACCCGGCTTGGGATCTCGCCCACAGCATCACACCGGCAGCCGTTGCAGACGCCTTAGCAGCGCATCCAGATGCCAAAGCGGTGATGATGCTTTACCCAACTTATCAAGGCGTTTGTGGTGATTTGCCGGCAATTGCAGAGCTGGCGCACCGGCACAATATCCCCCTTTTGGTAGACGAAGCCCACGGCCCACATTTTGCCTTTCACCCCGACTTGCCAAGCTCTGCACTGTCTGCCGGTGCCGACTTAACCGTGCAATCGATTCACAAAGTTCTGGCAGCCATGACTCAAGCATCCATGCTGCACGTCCAGGGCAACCGCATTAACCGGCACCGGCTGGCTCAAGCCTTGCAATTAGTGCAATCCACCAGCCCTAGCTATTTATTGCTGGCTTCTCTGGATGCAGCGCGGCAACAAATGGCTACAGAAGGCAAGCAACTCTTAACCCAGACATTGCAGCTAGCACAGGAAGCAAGAGCGCGAATTGCCCAAATTTCCGGACTATCGGTTTTAGAAGCACCGGCACCCACTCAAGCCGGTTTTGTCGCTCTCGATGCTACACGCCTGACAGTCAGCGTTGCCGGTTTGGGGATCACCGGCTACCAAGCGGATGAAATTCTCCATCAACAACTAGGTGTCACTGCCGAGTTGCCCAGCCTGCGCCAACTAACCTTTATCATCAGCCTGGGTAACACTGCGGCAGATATCGAACGCCTAGTGCAAGCCTTCACCACCTTGCCCGATTACGCAGCAGAAAATAAAGCCACACTCTCCCCCACTCCTCCACCTCAGCACTCAGCACTCAGCACTCAGCACTCAGCACTCTCTCCTCGTGATGCCTTTTTTGCTGCAACAGAAACGCTGCCGGTGGAGCAAACTTGTACTCGCATCAGCGCTGAGAGTGTCTGTCCCTATCCTCCGGGTATTCCCGTTTTAATAGCCGGTGAAACCATTACCGCAACAGCCCTGGACTACTTGCAACAGGTGCAGCGTAATGGTGGGACAATAACAGGGTGTAGTGACCCTAACCTTAAAACGCTTAAGGTTGTGCGAGAGTAAAGACTATCCTTTGTCGCTAAGGGCTAACGGTCGGGCTTGGCAATTAGCAATTTATAATGAACAATTCGCAAAACTTTCTATGCTTTGGCCTTATATCACCCCTGGCATTCCGGATGAGCTGTTCGAGCGCTTGCCTGGAATTCCCTTAAGCAAGCGAGAAGTTCGGTTGCTGATCATCTCTCATCTGCGGTTAAAGCCAGATTCTGTGTTGTGGGATATTGGTGCCGGCACCGGCACGATCCCCGTGGAAACCGGCTTACTTTGTCCCCAAGGTCGAATTATCGCTGTCGAACGGGATGAGGAAGTCGTTAGCCTAATCCAGCGTAACTGTGAGCGCTTTGGTGTCCGCAATGTAGACATTATTGAAGGCAGTGCCCCAGAGTGTCTCAAAAGCCTGCCACAAAAACCTCACCGCGTGTGCATTGAGGGAGGACGTCCGATTAAACCGATTTTGCAAGAAGTGTGGCGCTATTTGCTGCCGCAAGGTCGGGTTGTGGTGACAGCAGCCAATCTGGAGAGTTTATATGCCATCTCAGAAAGTTTTTCCGAACTGCAAGTCCGCAATATTGAGATTGTCCAGTCTGCCGTCAACCGGCTGGAGACGCGCGGCACTCATCAGGTGTTTGCTGCTGTCAATCCCATCTTTATCCTTAGTGGGGAAAAATTGGATTGATCCCTCCATGCCGGCTTACACTTTTCCTCTTAGCCCATCTCTTCTCCCCAACTCCTAGCAAGGTTATTCTATCCGGCAGGCTTTGAGAACGAATAAATCAAATTTATAGCGTTCCAGACACCGACCTAGGAAAATAGTATTAACCTTTAATTAACCTCTCTACCTGTGTTGGCGACCGGCTACCAAAGTGCCTGCCGGCCATTTAATCAGCCTGCCTCTAGAGAATTAATTAAAAAAGGAAAATTATAAATTAGAACAGGAAGAAAAACTTTCTTTTTGTAATTTGTAATTTTTAATTAATTATTGCTGTCTTCAAGAGAAAAGCGTCCTATGCCTTGGTCTCGTATCCTCAGTGGAATTGTTGCGATCGCCCTTGCTCTGGGGATGACTCTCCTGGGAGGGTGGTACTTCACCCTCGGTTTCGCCATTATTGTATATTTAGGCCAGTTAGAATACTTCCAGTTGGTTAGAGCCAAAGGAATTGCGCCCGCCGGCAAAACTACCTTAGTCGTCAGCCAAGCCTTGTTAGTAATTTCTACCATTTCTTCTCCACTCGCTGACGCAGTCGTGCCGGTAGCGGGGACGTTTATTTGTTTCTATCTGCTGTTTCAGCCAAAATTCGCCACAATTGCTGATATTTCTGCTTCAATTTTAGGGCTGTTTTATGGGGGTTATTTACCCAGTTATTGGGTGCGTTTACGCTCATTAGGCAGTGCTTCATGTAGTAACCTGCCAATGGGCGGATACTGGCCAGAAACCGGCCTGCATCTGCAAACAATGCCACAGGGATTGATCGTAACTGTGCTGGCCTTCTTTTGTATTTGGGCCGCAGATATTGGCGCTTACACTTTCGGTAAATTTTTTGGACGGACTCGCCTTTCTGAAATTAGCCCGAAGAAGACGGTTGAAGGAGCAGTCTTTGGAGTTGCCGGCAGTGTGGCGGTGGCATTAGGTGGGGCGTGGTATTTACAGTGGCCGGCTTGGGAATGGACAGG
Above is a genomic segment from Microcoleus sp. FACHB-68 containing:
- the ychF gene encoding redox-regulated ATPase YchF, whose protein sequence is MLRAGIVGLPNVGKSTLFNAVVANAKAQAANFPFCTIEPNVGVVAVPDERLQMLTKLSSSEQTVPTRMEFVDIAGLVKGASQGEGLGNQFLSHIREVSAIIHVVRCFDDDDIIHVAGSVDPARDIDVINLELALADLAQVDRRIDRTRKQARTNKEAQIELGALEKLSAALNEGKPARQVTLNEEEAELVQPLNLLTSKPVIYAANVSEDDLATGNEWVEKVRAIATEDNAQVVVVSAQVESELVELPEEERADFLQSLGVQEGGLKSLIRATYQLLGLRTFLTTGPKETRAWTITAGMLAPQAAGVIHSDFERGFIRAETVAYNDLVTTGSMTAAKEKGLVRSEGKEYVVQEGDVMLFRFNV
- a CDS encoding aminotransferase class I/II-fold pyridoxal phosphate-dependent enzyme gives rise to the protein MPKDSQATTPLLDALQKCAGKPDAPFYAPGHKRGQGTPQRLADFLGLPVFQADLPELPELDNLFAPEGAIAEAQQLAAAAFGAAQTWFLVNGSTAGIIASILATCGAGDKIILPRNAHRSAISGLILSGAIPIFVNPEYDPAWDLAHSITPAAVADALAAHPDAKAVMMLYPTYQGVCGDLPAIAELAHRHNIPLLVDEAHGPHFAFHPDLPSSALSAGADLTVQSIHKVLAAMTQASMLHVQGNRINRHRLAQALQLVQSTSPSYLLLASLDAARQQMATEGKQLLTQTLQLAQEARARIAQISGLSVLEAPAPTQAGFVALDATRLTVSVAGLGITGYQADEILHQQLGVTAELPSLRQLTFIISLGNTAADIERLVQAFTTLPDYAAENKATLSPTPPPQHSALSTQHSALSPRDAFFAATETLPVEQTCTRISAESVCPYPPGIPVLIAGETITATALDYLQQVQRNGGTITGCSDPNLKTLKVVRE
- the cbiT gene encoding precorrin-6Y C5,15-methyltransferase subunit CbiT; translated protein: MLWPYITPGIPDELFERLPGIPLSKREVRLLIISHLRLKPDSVLWDIGAGTGTIPVETGLLCPQGRIIAVERDEEVVSLIQRNCERFGVRNVDIIEGSAPECLKSLPQKPHRVCIEGGRPIKPILQEVWRYLLPQGRVVVTAANLESLYAISESFSELQVRNIEIVQSAVNRLETRGTHQVFAAVNPIFILSGEKLD
- a CDS encoding phosphatidate cytidylyltransferase, with translation MPWSRILSGIVAIALALGMTLLGGWYFTLGFAIIVYLGQLEYFQLVRAKGIAPAGKTTLVVSQALLVISTISSPLADAVVPVAGTFICFYLLFQPKFATIADISASILGLFYGGYLPSYWVRLRSLGSASCSNLPMGGYWPETGLHLQTMPQGLIVTVLAFFCIWAADIGAYTFGKFFGRTRLSEISPKKTVEGAVFGVAGSVAVALGGAWYLQWPAWEWTGLALGLLIGIASLLGDLTESMMKRDAGVKDSGQLIPGHGGILDRADSYVFTAPLVYYFVTLLLPLLQS